DNA sequence from the Methanofollis formosanus genome:
GAGGTTGGTGATCTGGGAGAGGACGAGCCCCATCCCGACCCCGAAGACCACGGAACCGGGAACGATCATGGCGGCCGTCGTCTCTACGCCGAAGACGTCCCTGAGCATCACCGTACCCCAGATCCCGAGTCCCATCCCGATGAGGACGAGATATTTCGGGTCGACCGCCGTCGAGAGTCTGGCCCCTCCGATCGAGACGATGAAGACGGCCATCGAGATCGGGAGCAGAGCGATCCCGGTCTCGAAGGCCCCGATGCCGGTGACCGACTGGAGAAAGACCGGGATGATGAAGAGGAAGCCGGCGAGCACCGCGGTCTGGAGACTGCCGACGATGTTGCCGACGAGAAACATCCGGTCGAAGAAGAGATCGATCTCGACGAGCGGTGTGCGCCCGGTCCGCTTCAGCCGCCGTTCCCACCAGAAGAAGATCGCCAGCAGGAGGAGGCCGCCCCCGATGAAGATGGGGATGACCCGCCACACCCCCAGGTTTTTGAGCTGGAGGATCCCGATGACGATGAGGAAGAGCCCGGCGGAGGAGAGAAAAGTCCCGACAAAGTCGAGGTTCCTGAATCGCTCGGTCGGCTTCGAGCCCGAGAGGAGGACCGAGGCGAGGAGGATGACGACAACGACCAGGAGTTCGAGCCTGAAGGCCCAGCGCCAGGAATAGAAGGAGGTGAGGTACCCCCCGATGATCGGGCCGAAGGCCGCCCCGGCCGCGGCGACCCCGCCCCAGACCCCGAAGGCGACGGCCCGGTCCCGCCCCGTATACGCGGCGGTGAGGAAGGTGGCCGTCGCCGGCATCATGAAGACCGCCCCCACCCCCTCGAAGATCGACCACCCGACGAGCAGCACCCCGAGGTTCCAGCTCATCGAGGCGACGAAGGTGCCGATGCCGTACAGCACCACCCCGAAGAGGAAGGCGCGTTTTCGCCCCATCACGTCCTGCATCCTGCTCCCGAAGAGCATGAAGGAGGCCATGATCAGGGCATAGATCGCGATGACCGACTGGATCGCCGGGACCGTGGTGTCCAGTTCGACGACGAGGGCCGAGATCGAGACGTTCATGATGGTCGTGTCGATGACCATGATGAAGATGGCCAGGCAGACGACGACGAGAACGCCCCATTTCTTCAGTCCCGCCGGCCCTTCCATCTCTCCCCCCCCGGCCCTTACCGTGCGGCCCCCTCACCGTGCGGCGAGCGGGACCTTCATCTTCTTCTCTTCTTCCTCGGCCGCCTCCACCGCCTCGGCGAGTTCGGCGCCGACGCTTATCAGGACTTCGGGCGTCAGCATCCCCTGCGTGAGGACCACACCGCCCGCCGACTTGATCGCGTCCCGCAGCTCGAGCGCCCATCTATGCTCGACGAGCATGATCGCCGCGGCGGAGTTCGACGGGATCGAGAGACTGATGTCCTCAAGGTCGTCCTCGGTGAGCCCGAGGTCGCGCTCTGAGACGGCCATCGCGCCGGCCTCCGCGCCGGCCCGCGCCCCTTCCCGGCCGGCGGCGCCGTACCCGATGAGCCCGCCGATGACGGCGCCGAAGCGTGCCGCCTCCTCGTCGGTGAGGTCAGTCGCCTCAAAGGAGGAGATATTCCCGTCCTCGTCCTTCCAGACAAACTGGAGATCGATGAGCCTGAGCAACCCCTCCTCTCGCACTTTTCTCAACTGTTCCAGGATCTCTCCGTGAAAGTCGGGGTCCTTGAACCCGATCACGAAGAGCTGTACCGGTCCGAATGCCATCGTTTCATTCCCCCCATATAAGACTCCGAGCCGTTTACTCACGGCTCATCATCGCCTCACCTTCGGTCTCCAGGTGGACATAGGGCTCCCCGCTCACGTCCACCAGCACTTTCTTCAGCGTCCCGGTGAACTGCCAGGGGCGCTCGCCCGGATAGTCCGCGGTCACCGGACTTCCCCGCTGGAGCCCGACACTGATCCCGCCGCCGCTGAGCGAGAATTTTCCGGGCTGGGTCTTGATTTCCCCTTCGCCCACCATCCTGTCGTCGATGTACAGCGCAAGTCGGCCGTGGGCCGTCCCCTTCGGCTCTTCGCCGGTTTTGGTGAAGACGGCCGAGAGGATGCCCGCTCCCTCCGGCACCTCAACGAAACTGCTGACCTGCTGCACGGTGCTGCCCGCAAAATTGTAGACATAATGGAGATGGTTGTCCTTGATATAGAGGGCATGCCCGCCGAAGGTGTCGCCCTGGGCGAAGAGCACGCCCTCGGCGCCGCCGTCCGGGATCTCCACATCGGCGGCGATGGCGTACGACTGGTTGCGGATATTCACCCCCACCGCCTGGGGCACCGGGTTTGTCCCCGGATAGTAGGCGAAGAGGTTTCGCCGCGGCGCCGGTTGTGGTCTGGGCGAGGTGAGCACCTCGATCGCCGGCCGGTCGTCGAGCGGAAGCCCGCCATACCGCCCGGCCTCATGGAACCAGAGGGCCTTGAGGTGTTCGAGCATCTCAGGGTATTTTTCCGCGAGATTTCGCACCTCCGAACGGTCGATATCGGTATGGTAGAGTTCCCAGGTGTCCTCCATGAACCGGCCCCAGCCCGAGAGCGTCGGGTGGGTGGTGACCGCCTTCCAGCCCCGGTGCCAGATCCCCCGGCTCCCGAGCATCGTGTAATACTGGGTCTCTTTGCGGCTCTCAACACCCGGTGCGTCGAAGGAGTAGCGCATGCTCACCCCTTCGAGCGGCCACTGGGTGACGCCCTTCACGGCCTCCGGCATCTTGAGCCCGATGCATTCCAGGATGGTCGGGGCAACGTCGACGGCATGGTGGTACTGGTGCCTCACCTCGCCCCTTGCCCGCAACCCCTTCGGCCAGTGCATGATGAGGGGGTCGGCGATTCCGCCGGCATAACAGTAGCGTTTCCACATCTTGAAGGGCGTGTTGAAGGCCATCGCCCAGCCGTTGCAGTAGTGGTTGTAGGTCTCCGGGCCGCCGAGGAGGTCGAGCATCGTGAGGTTCTCTTCCAGGCTCTCCGGGATCCCGTTGAAGAACTTGTTCTCGTTGACCGAACCGTATGGGCCGCCCTCGGCACTGGCCCCGTTGTCAGAGACCAGGACGATGAGCGTGTTCTCCAGTTCCCCGGCCTCCTCCAGGTATGAGATGATCCTGCCGATCTGGTGGTCGGTGTGGCTGAGGAACCCGGCATAGACCTCGGCCATCCTTGAGAAGAGTCGCTTTTCCTCGTCTGCGAGCGAGTCCCAGGGGAGAGTGTGGTCGGTCTCGGGGAAGGGTTTTCCGTCAGGCCCTTCTCTGCTCTCGGGCGTGCCGATCGGGTTGATGGGCGGGAGTTCGGTCTCAGGCGGGACGATCCCCATCTCCTTCTGGCGCGCCAGCACCTCCTCCCGGTAGTGCTCGTAGCCCTCGTCGAACTTCCCGGCGTACCGCTCGATCCAGTCCTTCGGGACATGGTGCGGGGCATGGGTGGCGCCGGGAGCGTAGTACATGAAGAAGGGCTTGTGCGGATCGATCTGCCTGAGATCGCGGAGGTACGTGATCGCTTCGTCGGTGAGATCTTCGGTGAGGTGATACCCCTCCGCAGGCGTCGCGGGTTGGTCGACCGATTGGTTGTCCGAGACGAGAGACGGGAAATACTGGTTCGTCTCGCCGCCCAGGAAAC
Encoded proteins:
- a CDS encoding arylsulfatase, producing the protein MPEPFKGVINLDIRDSVPDWTPYEAPTAPKDAPNVLMIVLDDVGFSAFSCYGGLIETPNIDRLAGDGLLYTQWHTTALCSPTRACLLTGRNHTTAGMACIAEGTTGFPNSNGHIPFECATLAEVLVEAGYGTCMLGKWHLCPEEEMHLASTRRNWPVGRGFERYYGFLGGETNQYFPSLVSDNQSVDQPATPAEGYHLTEDLTDEAITYLRDLRQIDPHKPFFMYYAPGATHAPHHVPKDWIERYAGKFDEGYEHYREEVLARQKEMGIVPPETELPPINPIGTPESREGPDGKPFPETDHTLPWDSLADEEKRLFSRMAEVYAGFLSHTDHQIGRIISYLEEAGELENTLIVLVSDNGASAEGGPYGSVNENKFFNGIPESLEENLTMLDLLGGPETYNHYCNGWAMAFNTPFKMWKRYCYAGGIADPLIMHWPKGLRARGEVRHQYHHAVDVAPTILECIGLKMPEAVKGVTQWPLEGVSMRYSFDAPGVESRKETQYYTMLGSRGIWHRGWKAVTTHPTLSGWGRFMEDTWELYHTDIDRSEVRNLAEKYPEMLEHLKALWFHEAGRYGGLPLDDRPAIEVLTSPRPQPAPRRNLFAYYPGTNPVPQAVGVNIRNQSYAIAADVEIPDGGAEGVLFAQGDTFGGHALYIKDNHLHYVYNFAGSTVQQVSSFVEVPEGAGILSAVFTKTGEEPKGTAHGRLALYIDDRMVGEGEIKTQPGKFSLSGGGISVGLQRGSPVTADYPGERPWQFTGTLKKVLVDVSGEPYVHLETEGEAMMSRE
- a CDS encoding DUF1269 domain-containing protein — protein: MAFGPVQLFVIGFKDPDFHGEILEQLRKVREEGLLRLIDLQFVWKDEDGNISSFEATDLTDEEAARFGAVIGGLIGYGAAGREGARAGAEAGAMAVSERDLGLTEDDLEDISLSIPSNSAAAIMLVEHRWALELRDAIKSAGGVVLTQGMLTPEVLISVGAELAEAVEAAEEEEKKMKVPLAAR
- a CDS encoding MFS transporter, with the translated sequence MEGPAGLKKWGVLVVVCLAIFIMVIDTTIMNVSISALVVELDTTVPAIQSVIAIYALIMASFMLFGSRMQDVMGRKRAFLFGVVLYGIGTFVASMSWNLGVLLVGWSIFEGVGAVFMMPATATFLTAAYTGRDRAVAFGVWGGVAAAGAAFGPIIGGYLTSFYSWRWAFRLELLVVVVILLASVLLSGSKPTERFRNLDFVGTFLSSAGLFLIVIGILQLKNLGVWRVIPIFIGGGLLLLAIFFWWERRLKRTGRTPLVEIDLFFDRMFLVGNIVGSLQTAVLAGFLFIIPVFLQSVTGIGAFETGIALLPISMAVFIVSIGGARLSTAVDPKYLVLIGMGLGIWGTVMLRDVFGVETTAAMIVPGSVVFGVGMGLVLSQITNLTLSAAPEEEQTDASGVLNTTKQLGTSVGTALIGVILLISIFSGLLASLDASGYFEGMEKEEIAVEIDRWVEKMETGTPEEIPAPVLAEAERVADTSISQAMRSSFDAIAALLFIGFFASLLIPRVGRERGR